The sequence acaagcccaaataaaaaaaaatacaaaggcCCAATAGAATGGCCCAATCCTTCACATGAAATCTCggttctttctctctcattttcacGACTTCTGTTCCTCAATTCCTCCACCCAAATCAGCAACCTCTCTTCCCAAATCTCGCCAGCGCCGCTTCTCCTCCGGCGAGCGCCTCGCCCGGCTGAGGGAGCCACCTCTCGCCCGTTTTCTTCATCGTAGAGCCCTAATCGTCAAACCCAGGTCGCTGCTGCGGCCGCATCTTCGCCTGAAATCCGCCGGGCTGCTGTCGTTTGGGAGCCATCGCCgactggagttgctgctgctcgggCTCGGTACCGGTCAGCGGTCGTCGTCTGGGAGAGCGCCGTCGTCGATCGCTGCTGCTCCTTCGTTCGGAATCCGTAGAATCAGTCGGTCTCTCTCAACATCAGTCGAGCTTCAGTCGCCTTCTATGCTCCAACCGGCGTCGGCTGCCGCCGAGCTTAGGTCCGGCGTCGTTCAGCTTCCGCCAGTTCCGTCCGGCGTCTTCTTTCCTCTTGGTTTCACTGAGCAGAACCCTCAAAGAGATCTCTTGTTCTCTCTCGATTTCACGAATTGTGAAGTATCGAGGCGAGCTTTCTCGCCTGATTCCGCCGTCCCGATTTTGTAACCCGGCCAGAGGAAGTTCCTCTCCTCTCTGAGTCTCACACACACGATGCATAGGTGGTCTCCAAAACAAACAGAGTGAAAGTCCTAACTTCGCGCTTAAATCGGCGTCTCAGCCTCATCCTCTGCCTTCCTCCATCTCCGGCGAGTCAGACGCCGTCGACCACCGGTCTCACTTGCTGTCATTGATCTGATGCAGACGAGATAATCGATAGTTCGCCGTTTTTGTTCTCGGTGTTCGTCACGGCAGCAGGGGTTCGCCGTCCCCTTGGTTCGTCCGAACCGGCAGCCGGCACTATATCTTAAAGCTAAGTCTTTGTTctatcttcctcttcttctttgtaTAAGTCTGTATATAAACAATAGTTTGTGGTTTGAAGTTAAAGGGATCTGTTCTGTGTTCCTATTTTGATAAAGTTAGAGATTAAACTAGGAACTATGGTTTGCAAATGTCAAAAGCATTCTCATCATCTGACTCATGTGAAGAATTGTAATTACATAAATTGATTTCTGTATATTGAGCGTGTGACTTGCTGGATCTATAAGCATATATACCCGtttacatctctatattcctaCTCAAACATGTGTCTGATGGTATGATGAGAAGATAGCTGAATTGCATTGTGTAGTATTTACCTGAAATGCTTGGTGTCGGTGGTTGTCTGTTGCTATGAATTAAATGGGGAAAGGAACTGAAATTGCAAATATTGTTTTCTCAACAAATGCAGAAAGAACCAAGTATGGAATGAAGAAAACTTAGGCCAAGACTTACCTCTCGATACTTGGCAGTTGGCAGCAGGAACTTCATCTCCCTTTCTGGTGCTTGGTGTATGACATAAGGAATGAAGTAAGTGGAATGTTTGGTGGAGAAAAACAAATGTAATGGAGAAGTTGGTGGAGTGTAAGAGTAGGTGTAGTGGTGGGGAAGCAAATGGTGGTAAATTCAACCTTGTAAAATACTATACaattttccccaagctgggaagTAGACTGTATTCgtgaactgtaataaaatactggcttctatTCTCTATCATCCGTTATTGTATCTGTTTGATATttttttccttgcctgctaacttgataaactataatataacttaaattaaatccgtagatttaatctgctttgCTGTCGGAAATAaatcctcgacttctagtagcattaataaaatataactgcttccgtttctcgattaataaataacatgactttgctaagtcagttataacttgaaaataataattattgaatggctcaataatcatcgtcgcgtttttctcatacgttataaaagtataacgctaaaataataactccgtttctgatattaaaaaaatcaggaccataaactggattcatttataataatttgcatttactagatttaattataaataaaagagcgggctactacatactacccctcttaacaaaaatttcgtcccgaaatttgcatatctttgttaaaacagttcggggtatttctccttcatcttgTTTTCTAGTTCCcaattgctgaacctcgttgtctgttggggcattgcgtggagtagtgtcCCTTTTgaccacaattgtaacaaccgttagtccCAGCTCGACAAACACTCCTATGCATTTTaccgcaatttgggcaaggtgaaattcctctCTGACTTTGGCTACCCCCAGTTGACTcgaggttagtctgtgcctcgtaccttggttgaataaactgttcggcccgttcaTATTCTTGCCATACTTGCTTATTAATcggattgatattgtcttcattgttgtcccacttgcgcttccctttgagagtatgtaAGGCTCCTGGTAAGTCGTTTGGCGTTGAGATCAATGGTGGGGCTGACTTGTCTGACGGCATTGCggcttcaatgtcaagtgccctgttcagagactccgtatatgagagtcctccgtgacttgctagagccatcttaatttcgtaccgtagaccggcacaaaatttctctgccatcttctcatctgtgtccacttgttggggagcaaacctagacaggttgcagaattccttgtcgtattcaaccacagatttctttccttgctttaactcgtagaactcagcttctttcttcttcctatagcttttcggaatatatttatcatataatcctgtcttaaaatcttcccaagtataacttgcccattgttcaggtgtcagaatttttcgacgtgcttcccaccagaagtcagccgatcctgttagctggaatgagacgcaagataggcgctcctcatcattacaacgtagaaagttgaaaatgcgttccattgcacgcacccaaatctcagcttcagccggttcactcgttccgtcaaacgtaggtggattttgccttaaaaagagttcttcgactctcctagtcggaggcggaggggatgggttatgtcctcgagcatcttgtggttcttcgggtacagcgttacggtttctgcgattgttattgtttttcgcagggcgtcctctcttaggcggcattctgatagcaaagatgtgccaattagtacactctagcataatctaatacaagcctcaaaagaattcttgtaaatgTCAACTTaatataacttgtaaacaagtcatgactccAATGACATCATTgatcattgatgtagtaagctttaaggg comes from Salvia miltiorrhiza cultivar Shanhuang (shh) chromosome 3, IMPLAD_Smil_shh, whole genome shotgun sequence and encodes:
- the LOC131016917 gene encoding uncharacterized protein LOC131016917, whose product is MLECTNWHIFAIRMPPKRGRPAKNNNNRRNRNAVPEEPQDARGHNPSPPPPTRRVEELFLRQNPPTFDGTSEPAEAEIWVRAMERIFNFLRCNDEERLSCVSFQLTGSADFWWEARRKILTPEQWASYTWEDFKTGLYDKYIPKSYRKKKEAEFYELKQGKKSVVEYDKEFCNLSRFAPQQVDTDEKMAEKFCAGLRYEIKMALASHGGLSYTESLNRALDIEAAMPSDKSAPPLISTPNDLPGALHTLKGKRKWDNNEDNINPINKQVWQEYERAEQFIQPRYEAQTNLESTGGSQSQRGISPCPNCGKMHRSVCRAGTNGCYNCGQKGHYSTQCPNRQRGSAIGN